TCCTGGTGGAGAAGGGGATGCCCGGCTTCAGCGCGCGGGAGATTCCCGGCAAGTTCTCCCTGCGCGCGTCACGCACCAGCGAGCTGTCCTTCCAGGACGTGCGCGTGCCGGACCGCAACGTGCTGCCCGGAGTCGTGGGCCTGCGCGGTCCGCTGTCGTGCCTCAACAACGCGCGAGCGGGCATCGCGTTCGCGGTGACGGGCGCGGCCATCGCCTGCTTCGAGGGCGCGCGCGAATACGCGCTGTCCCGCACGCAGTTCGACGGCAAGTCCATCGCCGGCTACCAGCTCACGCAGGAGAAGCTGGCGGACATGCTCCAGGAGATCGTCAAGGCGCAGCTGTTGAGCCTGCGGCTCGCGCGCCTCAAGGACGAGGGCAAGAGCAACCCCGTGATGGTGAGTCTGGCCAAGCGCAACAACGTGAAGAGCGCGCTCGACATCGCCCGCGTGGCCCGGAGCATCTACGGCGCCAACGGCATCACGGACGACTACCCGCCCGTGCGCCACATGCTGAATCTGGAGAGCGTCTTCACCTACGAGGGCACCCACGAGGTGCACACGCTGGTGCTGGGCAAGGCCATCACCGGCATCGACGCGTTCAGCTGAGGCGAGCGCGGACGTCCGGTGGAAGCCGCGCCTCCCCTCGCTCCCGGATGGGAAGGAGGGGAGGGCACGGGAAGGAACATCAGGACTGGGTGCCGCCTTCGTTGTTCGGCTCGCCAGGGGACTCGGACGACGGCTCGGACGCGGGGGCCTCGGCGGACTCGCCGCCCTCCTCGGAACCCTCCGCGGCGGCCTCGGGCTCGTCGGCGACTTCCGGCGCGGTGCCGGAGGCCTCGGCGGCCTGCTGCGCCTTGAGCTCCTCGTCGTTCATGAAGCCGACGGGGTTCTCCTTGCGGTTGAGGAAGCGCACGGCCTTGGCGGACAGCGCGTACATCTGCTCGGCCGCGGCGGCGGGCACCAGCGAGTGCTCAATCTGCGCGGGCTCCGGACGCTCCACCACGCCCAGCTCGCCGTCCTCCAGCTGCTTGGCCTGCGCGGGGCTCAGCTCCATGCGGCGCAGCTTTCCCTTGCGCGTCATGAAGTAGAACGCCGTCTCGCCCGGCTCCTGGGGCACCTGGGCGCCGAGCACCAGCTCGCGCAGGGCGCGGTCCAGCTCCACCTGCTTCTTGGACTCGGCGCGCTGGTAGGCCTTGGAGCCCGGCATGGGCGGCAGCTTGGGGATGGGCTTCTCCGTGGGCGTGCCCGGACGCGCGTTCGCGCCGAACCCGCCCTGGGGACCGCCCCGGAAGCCTCCGCCCTGACGCG
This DNA window, taken from Corallococcus coralloides DSM 2259, encodes the following:
- a CDS encoding acyl-CoA dehydrogenase family protein, which codes for MPRADITDLFRIDDLLSAEEKAARDAVARFVDTEVLPIIGKHFRDGTFPAHLIPGLAELGVLGANLQGYGCAGMNTVSYGLVLQELERGDSGLRSFASVQGSLCMFPIHAFGSEEQKTRFLPGMAKGQLIGCFGLTEPDFGSNPGGMRARARKDGDSWVLNGTKAWITNGSIADVAVVWAKTDDGGPESVRGFLVEKGMPGFSAREIPGKFSLRASRTSELSFQDVRVPDRNVLPGVVGLRGPLSCLNNARAGIAFAVTGAAIACFEGAREYALSRTQFDGKSIAGYQLTQEKLADMLQEIVKAQLLSLRLARLKDEGKSNPVMVSLAKRNNVKSALDIARVARSIYGANGITDDYPPVRHMLNLESVFTYEGTHEVHTLVLGKAITGIDAFS
- a CDS encoding DUF2058 family protein; the encoded protein is MQNLRDKLLKAGLVSEEQAKKSDSTPSAPRRQEDNRGSAPRAPAPRGRDENRTAGGPPRRDDRGGPPRREGGGGPPRGAGGPPRHGAGGPPRQGGGFRGGPQGGFGANARPGTPTEKPIPKLPPMPGSKAYQRAESKKQVELDRALRELVLGAQVPQEPGETAFYFMTRKGKLRRMELSPAQAKQLEDGELGVVERPEPAQIEHSLVPAAAAEQMYALSAKAVRFLNRKENPVGFMNDEELKAQQAAEASGTAPEVADEPEAAAEGSEEGGESAEAPASEPSSESPGEPNNEGGTQS